Part of the Anas platyrhynchos isolate ZD024472 breed Pekin duck chromosome 12, IASCAAS_PekinDuck_T2T, whole genome shotgun sequence genome, TGCCATATaacatttagaagaaaaaacttaGAAAGTCTGCCAGTTCTCTTGTGGGAATAGAGGATatagcaacttttttttccattctataAAACATGtcctttaaatatttactaGACTTGTATTTTCTGAATGTGGCCAGGTCCCAAGCAAAAGCCCTCTACATCTCACTAAAGCATGCTTAAGAACGTTCACTGCATATGTAATAAGAGTATTAAAGGATCCAGATGTGAAGTAGAAAAACAACTGTGTCTATTATAGCTGAATTTCAAACTACTGGAGTAAGATCAAGCAGGAAAGCTGTGGTTTATTCCAGAGCACCACCCACACAATTCTCTGAGTAGGTCACCAAATGACAGTAAATCTCCCCAGtacaatgcaaaacaaagctgtCACATCTGATTAAATTCTCTGTGACTGAGTGGCCAATGGACATTTCTCTGGAACTTCTCAAGCTTAAAAATTAACCTTGTGAAGATGTATATAATAAATCTCTAATTAACatctaattattattttctttggctATGGAATATCATATATGAGTCAACAAATTTGAAGAACAGTTACAAGATTATCCCTGTTACAAGATTAATCTGTGGGGTTAAAATTGAAGTTTCCCTTTAGAAACAAGCACGGTTTATTTCTACACTTAAACTTTACAGAAGTAACATTTTGAGAGGCGTCACGGGGCAGGCGTTAACAGAAAACGGTAGCTACGGCAGCGTTGTTGAAACCGTGGAGGCCTCAACAAATACGCTATTAAATTCCAAGGAGTTTATAGGAAGCCTTAATTTCCATCTAAAAGTTAATTTTTGCACTTGCAATGGACAACAGGGGTGTATTTCCCGAAAACGTATGAGTGGGGTGAGCTGTGAGGAGAGCAGCGGGCTGAGGAGAGGAGCGGGCTCTGAGGAGGCTCTGcgggggctctgagggggctCTGCGGAGGCCGCACCCCTCGCCCCGGGACGGGCAGGGCTGAAAGCTGCCCCCATGACCCGGTGGAGCCGCTCATGGCGGCCCCCGCCCGctctccccgctccccggcGCCGAGCGCGCCCCCACGGCTGCCGCTCCGCATGCGCCGCGGCACCTCCGGGCCGCCAGGGGGCGCCGCAGCACCGCGGCCCCGTTTcccccccgccgccaccgccgcgaCAACAGCGCGGCCTGGCCGGGCCGGCGCCATGGGCAAGAAGCACAAGAAGCACAAGTCGGACAAGCACCCCTACGACGGTGGGTGGGCGGGCggcgccggggggggccggCAGGGGACAAGGGGGCGAGCGAGGCGGGTGCGGGGGCTCGGCCCGCGGCCTGGCCGGGCCTGCCGGCCTTGGGGAGCCGGGCGGGGAGCTGCCGGCCCTCAGCCCGGCTGGGCTGCGTGTGCCCGGCTGGGGGCCCGCAGGGCACGGGGGGGGCTCTGCGGCTGTGGCAGCCCGGGGGAACCGCCGGGTGGAGGCAAAGCTCAGCCCGTGTTGTTATCCGGGTGGAGCGAGGGTGTTTTCGGCGCTACTCATGTGCCTTATTTCTCTGCGGTCCTAAGAATATGTAGAAAAGCCCCTGAAGCTGGTGCTGAAAGTTGGAGGAAGTGAAGTTGCCGAGCTGTCTACTGGAAACACAGGGCTTGATTCAAGCCTATACGATGACAAATCCGAGCACGAGAAGCACAAAGACAGAAAAcggaaaaagaggaagaaaggagagaaacaagttcctggagaagaaaaggagaaaagaaagagaaaagttaaGGTATGCATACCTTAATATTGCATTTTagtttcccctcctccctccccccccaaaaaaaaaaagcttcagcttTCTCTAGACCTCTTCAGATGGTGAGCAGATATAACTAGTTGTATCCTTAAACTGGAGTGCATTCATAGTGTGTATGCTGGTTCTGCCAACGCCTTTTCCTCCAGGTCCTTTCAGAAAAAGATGAGTAAAGCCGTCTAAAATAGTGGCCaatataaacaaagaaaactaaaaccagAAACAATTCTCACatctaaataaattaatttatctaAAATGAAGCCTTACTAgttcttaattaaaaagaaggaaTTGTGTTTCCCTTTGGGGGTTCTTTAGCTGATAGGCAATTATAACATACTTATTTGAAGTGTTAGGGGTACCCTTCGTTTTAAACTTCCTGTCTCTTTCCTACTAGTTTTTCCAGAAGCTTCAAAATAATCCTAGAGGCTACAATGGAGATAATTCTCTGTGCAGAATTGTTCCTGTCATGCTATAAAAGGCtgtcatgtttaaaaaaaataacaataacaattgTTATATTGCTGAATGAAAGTACTGTCCAGTAGATGGAGACAGTACATAAAGAATACAGGGCcttacaattatttttattttttttaataaaaatgctggGTTGTTTTGAAAAATCTGGAGAGCATTACATGCAGTAATAATACTGGTTTGGAGGTCCCCTGAGTTTCTCTAACAATCTTTCTCTTTCTAGGATGATAAAAAGAAACGTGATCGAGACCACCCAGACAGCGATGGAGAGCAGGATCTGAAATGTCAGACCCCTATCAGGTTGGAATTGCCACCAGAGAAATCATTGACAAGTACTTTATCAAAACAGgaaggtaggaaaaaaatacattttgtttacCCTTGGTTAATTCCAGTTTTCTGCAATTGacttatgttttgtttgtttctgtagcaaCTGTGTTGACATTTTTTCCCATCCcttagaaatacatatatatgaatcTATGTCACCTTGTACTTCTTTTACAAAAGGGTATCTAGTGTCTGTGTCAGTGTGTGCAGGGTATTAAGGTCAATGAGAAAAGGAGATCCCCTACATATCTTGTTGTTTTTGCAaccatattttgtttttgttgttgttgttgtttatcaGGAATTCTCAAATTGGATCAGTTGTAAGTTTAGTACCACTTGCTGTCAGTTCTGTTTCACATCCTTTCTCCCCCCCGCTTCTTTTTGGTCTAGAGGTGGAACAGACACCACTTCAGGAAGCTCTGAATCAACTCATGAGACAGCTGCAGAGGTAAATATCCATGCTACAGGCTTTCAGAGCTATGAAATGAATATAACATACATTAAGAGAAGAAACTTATAAAAAGCTGACTGAAAATATCACTAAATATTATGCTGACATGACTATTTTAGGAATCGAAGAACTAGTTTAAGAATAGATACTTACAGTTTCTGCTCAGTTTAGGCTTCGTGTAATCATGTCAGTTTTAAGTAATTTTAGAAaacccttggaaaaaaaaaaaaacaaacaaaaaaacacacacaaaaaaaatttgTTCTAGAAAAGATTCTCAACAGCTAATCAGCCTAGCCTGACCCCACAGAGAAAATACCAAGCAACTAAATGTGATGTTAATGCTTTTAGAAGCACCCATGAACATCAGTGTACATCAGAGATCACAGAAAGCCTTGGagacattttaatgtaaaaaagaaTGTTAAAATTTTGTGAACTGAAAATGAACAGAATTATAAACACATATGTTCTATCACAGATTTTAGGAACAAGCTTTACCTTCTGTTAATTTCAGGGTAAGAAAATTAATGAATGACAGGTACACATTCTTATCACATTTgttccctttatttttcatcaaCCTAAGTATAAACCACTTCTGGAAAGACCAAAACttcaaaagatttaaaaataaaaaacattcttttgaGGAATACAGATAGTTATCAGACTGTAGAACTAACTCCTGAAATATGTTTGTAGCACTTTTCTGGTATATGGGTTTTGTTGTGGAATCTTTCCAGCCTTCGAGAGTGAAAGACTGTGCTGACACAAGccatttctggctttatgttttTGATTCCTTTTCAGCCTAGTCTGTTCCTTTCTATTTAGTTCCAAGCTCAATATGTTCTTTATTATAAAgtcaaaacataaaaatgtcttttcataTCTTAACAGAAAGGATCCaagttctttcttttcatttcctgtgaCTGACTTTATTGCTCCTGGCTATTCCATGATCATTAAAAATCCGATGGATTTCAGTACAATGAAAGAGAAGATCAAGAACAATGGGTACCAGTCCATAGAAGAATTAAAGGTAAttctgtaaattttattttgactaGAGATGGATTATGGTTAGTTTACTTCAGCTCTAGAATTTTATAAGAATATGAAGTTACCAACAAGAACCAATACTTCAGCGTgaagaaatgtttcttcttGACTTTTTTGGGAGAAAGAGGTTTTGCatcaaaactttaaaaattagaaacaaTGATTAACATTTAGGAATGTTTTCAGGATGTTATTGGGAGTTTAGTTTTGAGAGGAGTTTCATTTActtatttctgtttaattttttaattaagtacatttaaattcatttaaaaggTTCTTTGAAGTTCTTTTTCACTAAAGCTCTAGATACATCATTTGCAACAAGGATTTTAATACAGTATGCTGTAAAATTTTAACTGTAATTGCAAAATTATTAATGTTTGCATAGGAAAACTTCAAACTGATGTGTACTAATGCAATGACGTACAACAAACCAGACACCATTTACTACAAAGCTgcaaaaaaactgctgcactcAGGGATGAAGATACTTAGCCAGGTAATAGAAAATTACTAAACAAACTGTTACAAGATAGCCTTGTTACTTTTTGACTCTTCtttcattctgcttttcttaTAGGGATCtcatgaaaatgaatgaaagctTGCTTAATATTTGTCAAATATTAGGATTTCATAGTACTAAAGCATGAGCTTTTAATACAGCTAGCAGATTacttatttgcattttatatttgatttttctaAATTGTCTTTATACTTGCTAGTgaaagaaaggataaaaattaaataattctcTGCAGGCAAGTTAAGAAAAGATTGATTGAAGTAGGATACTTTAAGATTCAGCTGTGTGTTTTAGGAGAGGATTCAGAGCCTGAAACAAAGTATAGAATTCATGGCTGATCTGCAGAAgacaaggaaacagaaagataaGATGGAACAGCAACTAACTGGAGAAGATGAAAATGGTTCTGGGAAAGACAAAGGAGAATCTGTGGATGGTGATACCAAAGCATTCAAAACACCCAACAAAGACCACAAAAAGTGAAGTATTGTTTCATTACTGATTAGAGGATATGGCTCTTTAAAGGCACTGAAAGATGACAACTATTAGGGACTAGTAGATGTGGGTTTCTCTGGTACAGGATATACACTAAGAGCCCTTCATCTCAAGGGAGCAAAATTTATATAAAGCATTATTGTATGCCAAAAATATATGTAGAATCTTTTATATAGTACCATCATTTTTTGTGGAGGTAACCCTGTACTGGTCATCAACTGCATTCCTTCAGTCgttttttattttagtgtctCTTTCACATAGATAGcactgttttgaagaaaaattttaaatatccCAGTACAAAATAACTATTTAGCCATTTGCATGTACCAATTATTTTGTGCATAACACTTGTATTTGAAACTTGTATGTTCTGTAGCTATGCATTTACACTTTCTAAATTATCTTTTAATATGTAGGAATACTTCTGTTAATGTTCCGAAATACTAGTGAATTCATTTTCACAGATTCAAAAATAGATACTAAAATCCAGAGTATATGAATTAATTTTACCCAAAatattcttgtttgttttgggggagtAATGATGTAAAATCTGACAAGCTAGGACATCTGTATGGCTAAAGTAAATTAAACAAAGGCCTTTACAGTCactaatttaaaaagcatttgtgGGTATAAGTAGTGTCTGTCACATTTTTTCCTGCTATATTAAAACAGTTTGCATagttgacagaaaaaaaatatattccactGTATCCTTTCCTAATAGCCAGTTGGCGTCTGTTAAAACTAGTAATTAAGACACAGCAATTTTATTCACAGAAAAGACAAAGATCTACTTGAAGACAAATTAAGAAACAATAGCTTGGAAAGGGAACAAGAGCAGATTGATCGCATTGTTAGAGAATCTGGAGGAAAGCTAACAAGACGACTTGCAAACAGCCAGGTAAGTCTTGGGGTGTTTGGTATAGTTTGGAGTATGAAGACTCCATTCACTTTTTCATGGACCAGGCTCACTTAGCATCTTATGTCAGTTGAAACTCAAGGGGTGCTTTTACTACAGTTTACATCATTTTACATGAGTAATCATATCCAAGATAAGAGGGGGATGGGGAGAAGGAAGGATACCCATTGAACACATGCTGGATTTCATCAGCAGAGCAAGTTCAGCTTAAGTTTcttgaatttttaaataaagtaacAGAGAAGGTTGAATACTAAGAACTTCAAAAAATATCTCAAAtctgacctgaaaaaaaaaaataaaattccctcGTAGCTCTGAATTCTGAAGCAGTCAGATATCTGAGCA contains:
- the BRD7 gene encoding bromodomain-containing protein 7 isoform X2, with product MRRGTSGPPGGAAAPRPRFPPAATAATTARPGRAGAMGKKHKKHKSDKHPYDEYVEKPLKLVLKVGGSEVAELSTGNTGLDSSLYDDKSEHEKHKDRKRKKRKKGEKQVPGEEKEKRKRKVKDDKKKRDRDHPDSDGEQDLKCQTPIRLELPPEKSLTSTLSKQEEVEQTPLQEALNQLMRQLQRKDPSSFFSFPVTDFIAPGYSMIIKNPMDFSTMKEKIKNNGYQSIEELKENFKLMCTNAMTYNKPDTIYYKAAKKLLHSGMKILSQERIQSLKQSIEFMADLQKTRKQKDKMEQQLTGEDENGSGKDKGESVDGDTKAFKTPNKDHKKKDKDLLEDKLRNNSLEREQEQIDRIVRESGGKLTRRLANSQCEFERRKPDGTTTLGLLNPVDLSAGEPGYCPVKLGMTAGRLQSGVNTLQGFKEDKRNKVTPVTYLNYGPYSSYAPTYDSTFANISKEDSDLIYSTYGEDSNQGSFSIHEFLMKSQDYPFLMADSLLDVLTKGGHSRSLRELEAPLEETEGTHERSDAIKEVKIMEIDIATRLDSANNDRLTALKAVTNFGMPVEEFDSEEAEIFQRKLDETTKLLRELQDAQNERLSTKPPPNMICLLGPSYREMHLAERVTNNLKELAQQVTPGDIVSTYGIRKAMGISIPLPDTEDSGIDLTDEFQEPKKTVTITENECGPVKV
- the BRD7 gene encoding bromodomain-containing protein 7 isoform X1 encodes the protein MRRGTSGPPGGAAAPRPRFPPAATAATTARPGRAGAMGKKHKKHKSDKHPYDEYVEKPLKLVLKVGGSEVAELSTGNTGLDSSLYDDKSEHEKHKDRKRKKRKKGEKQVPGEEKEKRKRKVKDDKKKRDRDHPDSDGEQDLKCQTPIRLELPPEKSLTSTLSKQEEVEQTPLQEALNQLMRQLQRKDPSSFFSFPVTDFIAPGYSMIIKNPMDFSTMKEKIKNNGYQSIEELKENFKLMCTNAMTYNKPDTIYYKAAKKLLHSGMKILSQERIQSLKQSIEFMADLQKTRKQKDKMEQQLTGEDENGSGKDKGESVDGDTKAFKTPNKDHKKKDKDLLEDKLRNNSLEREQEQIDRIVRESGGKLTRRLANSQCEFERRKPDGTTTLGLLNPVDLSAGEPGYCPVKLGMTAGRLQSGVNTLQGFKEDKRNKVTPVTYLNYGPYSSYAPTYDSTFANISKEDSDLIYSTYGEDSNQGSFSIHEFLMKSQDYPFLMADSLLDVLTKGGHSRSLRELEANSLCIQPLEETEGTHERSDAIKEVKIMEIDIATRLDSANNDRLTALKAVTNFGMPVEEFDSEEAEIFQRKLDETTKLLRELQDAQNERLSTKPPPNMICLLGPSYREMHLAERVTNNLKELAQQVTPGDIVSTYGIRKAMGISIPLPDTEDSGIDLTDEFQEPKKTVTITENECGPVKV